TGATCGCTGCCGTCAATGTCGTCTTACCGTGATCCACGTGGCCTATCGTGCCCACATTCACGTGCGGCTTTGAACGGTTAAATTTCTCTTTTGCCATGGTTAAGTCTCCTGGTGGATATCTATTTATATTAAGCTTTTACTTTTTCAAGCAACTGCGCTTCGACAGCACGCGGCACCGGATCATAGTGATGGAAGTGCATCGAATAAATCGCACGACCTTGTGTCGCGGAACGCAACGCCGTAGCATAACCGAACATTTCGGCGAGCGGTACGTGCGCGTGCACGACTTGTGCATCTTTACGTTGATTCATACCCATGATCTGACCGCGACGGGAGTTAAGATCACCCATTACGGCGCCGAGATAATCTTCGGGTACAACTACTTCCACAAACATGATCGGCTCAAGGATGATCGGGCCGGCTTTTTTAGCGGCCGCTTGGATGGCCATCGAACCGGCGATTTTAAACGCCATTTCGCTGGAATCCACATCGTGATATGAACCGTCGAACAATTTAACTTTGACGTCTTCGAGCGGGAAGCCGGCAATCACACCGTTCTTCATCGCTTCTTTGATACCTTCTTCGGTAGGCTTGATATATTCTTTAGGAACCACGCCGCCCACAATACCGTTGGTAAATTCAAAACCTTTACCGGCTTCATTCGGTTCGACTTCGATCCAGACGTGACCATACTGACCGCGACCACCGGACTGACGAACAAACTTACCTTCGGCTTCAACTTTTTTAGTGATACCTTCTTTATAAGCTACTTGCGGTTTACCGACGTTCGCTTCCACCTTAAACTCGCGGAACATACGGTCCACGATGATTTCAAGGTGCAATTCGCCCATACCTTTGATGATCGTCTGACCGGTTTCTTCGTTAGTCGAAACACGGAATGTCGGATCTTCTTCGGCAAGCTTGCTAAGCGCTTCAGAAAGTTTTTCCTGATCGGCTTTGGTCTTGGGTTCGATCGCAACTTCGATCACCGGCTCAGGGAATTCCATTTTTTCTAAAAGGATCGGAGAATCTTCCGCGCTGAGCGTATCGCCGGTTTTTGTAAACTTCAAACCGACAGCTGCGCAGATATCGCCTGCGTAACACGCGTCAATATCTTCACGGTGGTTGGCGTGCATCTGAAGCACACGACCGATACGTTCTTTTTTACCGCTGGTAACATTGAGCGCATACGAACCGGCTTTGAGCATACCCGAATAAATACGGATGA
This genomic window from bacterium contains:
- the fusA gene encoding elongation factor G, which encodes MPRSISLEKTRNIGIMAHIDAGKTTTTERILYYTGVLHRIGEVHDGAATMDWMEQEKERGITITSAATTCFWKNHRINIIDTPGHVDFTVEVERSLRVLDGAIALFCAVGGVEPQSETVWRQADKYGVPRIAFVNKMDRIGADFFNVVKMMKERLGAHPVPITFPMGEGDMFTGVIDLIDMKAIVFDESSQGMRWDVIEIPADLKEKADNARQFMLEQIADYDEVLMEKYLNGQDITKQEIQKAIHAGTLQCKITPVLCGSSFKNKGVQRLLDAVLEYLPNPLEGGNLKGHNPDDHTQVIERRIDDSEKFCALAFKIMTDPYVGKLTFIRIYSGMLKAGSYALNVTSGKKERIGRVLQMHANHREDIDACYAGDICAAVGLKFTKTGDTLSAEDSPILLEKMEFPEPVIEVAIEPKTKADQEKLSEALSKLAEEDPTFRVSTNEETGQTIIKGMGELHLEIIVDRMFREFKVEANVGKPQVAYKEGITKKVEAEGKFVRQSGGRGQYGHVWIEVEPNEAGKGFEFTNGIVGGVVPKEYIKPTEEGIKEAMKNGVIAGFPLEDVKVKLFDGSYHDVDSSEMAFKIAGSMAIQAAAKKAGPIILEPIMFVEVVVPEDYLGAVMGDLNSRRGQIMGMNQRKDAQVVHAHVPLAEMFGYATALRSATQGRAIYSMHFHHYDPVPRAVEAQLLEKVKA